CGATTGTTAGTTGAAAGTATTTACTCTTTCACTGCCCCAATCATAACCCCTTGATTAAAGTATTTCTGTACAAATGGATATAAGCACATGATTGGAACCGTTGCTACAATAATAACAGAATAACGCATCATATTTGCGAGGCGCAGAGCGATTTGTGCGGCTTCGCCTGTTCCCATACCCGATTGCATCTGGTTGGTGACCAGAATATTTCGAAGAATCAGCTGTAATGGATACATATTAGGATCTTTTAAATAAATTAAGGCGTTAAAATATGAATTCCAGTAACCCACGGCGATCCATAATCCCAGCACTGCGATAATTGCTTTCGACAGCGGTAGCACAATCTTAATAAAATAACGGATATTGCCACAGCCATCAATTTGGGCTGCTTCCCACAAATCCCCAGGAATGCTCGTCTGAAAAAACGTTCGTGCGACGATAATATTAAAGACCCCAACAGAGAAGGGCAGCACCATAACCAGGAAAGTGTTATATAGATTGAAATCACGAATCGTTAAAAAGGTAGGAATCAACCCGCCGTTAAAAAACATTGTAAAGATAAAAAACAGCGAAATATATTTTCGTCCCACAAGGTCTTTTCTTGACAATGCATAAGCCGCTGTGATATTAACTACTAACCCGATCGCGGTTCCCACCACCGTGTAGAGGATGGTATTCCAGTACCCGGTCCAGATATTATCGTGACGAAGCAACTCTTTATAGCCATCTAATGTGAACCCCTTCGGAAATAACCATACCTGTCCACCTGCCACCGCAGAAGGATCACTGAATGAAGCAATGACGATAAAGTACAAAGGGTAAATCAGGATAACTAGGAAAATAGCCGATATTACATACATAATAATCTCAAGAACGGTATCTGATGAACGATTCTTCTTTATTTTCCCTGCATTTCCATTAGTTGCTGTTTCTAATACTCCCATTTCAATTTCCCTCCTTCCTACCACAAGCTATTTTCGCTTAATTTTTTAGAAATCTGATTGACCATAATTAATAAAATAAAGCTGATGACGGTGTTGAACAAGTTGATCGCCGATGAGAAGCTGTACTGGCTGCTGAGTAAACCAATTTTGTAGACATAAGTGGACAGAATTTCGCTTGAGGTGATGTTCAGATCATTCTGCATTAGATACACCTTCTCAAATCCAACCCCGAGCAGCCCACCGACCCGCAGGATTAACAGAGTAATCGCTGTTGGCATTAACATAGGAATATCGATATAACGAATTTTGTGCATTCGACTTGCGCCATCCACGGTTGCAGCCTCATACAAGCTCGGGTCGACTGAGGAGAGTGCAGCGATAAAGATAATGCTGTCCCAACCTACATGCTGCCACACATCGGACCAGACATATACACTGCTGAACAGACCAGCGGAGCCCATCAGATCGGGAGCTTCTTTTCCAAACAGATTGTATAAATTCCCAAGCAACCCAGAGCTAGGTGAGAACAAAATCATCATCAAACCCACCATTACAACTGTTGAAATAAAGTGTGGCATATAGGATACCGTTTGGAAAAACCGTTTGAACCGGTTAGGTCTCATCTGGTTAACCATCAGCGCGAGTATAATCGGAATTGGAAACGTAATCAGACTATACACGCTAATGATCAATGTATTCTTAATCGTTGATGAGAATTGGTAGGAATTAAAGAACTTCTCGAAGTACTTGAATCCAGCCCATGGGCTGCCGTCAATACCCAACGCTGGGCTGTAATCCTTAAATGCAATAAGCACCCCGTACATCGGTTTATACGCGAATAATAACGTAAGTACTACCGCGGGGAAAAGCAATGTATATAGACCCCAATTTTGTTTGATTTGTCCGAATGTCCGTCCTAAATTAGATTGACCGGATTTCATGACATCCCTCCTTAGTATCTGTGAATTTTCTTCTTGTGCTGTAACAAAAGTTGAACACCTTCAGTATAGTGTCTCAGCCTCATTTCTACCGGACATTATGTAGGGGTTAATCGGACTTTTAGGGTCCGCTTTTCATGCTAAATAGAGAAGCTTCTCCATGTGAACAGCAAACCCATATGAGATTCGGACTTTAATTGACGTTTTCTGGACTTTCGTAACATAAGAATAGAAAAGACCTCCCACTTGTTTGGAGAAAAGCTCTTTTCCATTTAAAGTTCAATGATGATCGGCTCTGCAATACTGTGTAATTTGCCTTGTGTGACTGTTACATTACTTCCGTTAATCAGATTTAAATAGACACCGTCCGGAAGCTCAATGTTCACCTCTGCGGACTTTCCCTTCAAGCTGAACACACCTGCCAGCTCTTGTTCACCCCATGTATAAGTCCCAATAATGATATCATCTGCATCAGATGCTCTCAGACTGCATATACCGTTTGCCATGATTTCTTTTTGAAAGTTCCAACTTCACTATGATTGCGTACATAAATCGAATACACTACATTGTTGCGTAGCGTATTTTCTGTTAACTTTGCCATTGAATACACTTCTAAAGTGTTATGAGCGTACGTTTAATTTATCTTCTACAAAACAAGTTTGGTATGGACGACTCCCGAACGATAAGCCCATGCTCAATAATGAAGCGGTTTGGAACCTTGATTTTATTACCCAACCCTTGAATACTCTCTATTAATACTTTGGAGGCTGTATAGCCCAGCCGGTAGCTTCCGATGTCGATGCTGCTAATCGGTGGAGTCGATAACTCTGTAAGCGAAGTATTGTTGAAGCTGACTACTGCCAAATCATTAGGCACCTTATACTTCAGCTTATTCAGTTCGCCAATCACACTAAATGCTGCTATGTCGTCCACGGCTAGAATCGCTGTCGGGCGCTCTGGAAGCCTCATAAAGTTAGATATGCCGTGATAACCTCTGTCCTCCACGGACTTTCTATCCATTATCCATTCGGGACGCCATTCCAAGCCGTTATCCAGCATAGCTTTCCGATAGCCCTCCAGCCTATCTAATGAAACGATTTGATTCGACGGACCGTGAACAAAACCAATTCGTCTATGGCCCATGGAAATCAAATAGTTCGTTGCATCGCAGGCTGCTATTAAATTGTTGGTATCTACGGACAAAATCCCATTATATTTGTCGCTGCGTCCGATCAAGACAAACGGGTAGTCCTTTTCCTTCAGGAAATCGATCACAGAGTCATCTTTACGGGAGGAGCATACAATTATACCGTCGACCCGTCTTCCTTCCAGAAGGCGGGTGACGATTTTCAGTTCTTCTTTCTCACTGGCTCCTGTGCTAATGAAAATATCGAAGCCCGAAAGGTTGGCCTGTGCAGTAATTCCACGT
This window of the Paenibacillus sp. FSL R10-2734 genome carries:
- a CDS encoding ABC transporter permease subunit; translated protein: MKSGQSNLGRTFGQIKQNWGLYTLLFPAVVLTLLFAYKPMYGVLIAFKDYSPALGIDGSPWAGFKYFEKFFNSYQFSSTIKNTLIISVYSLITFPIPIILALMVNQMRPNRFKRFFQTVSYMPHFISTVVMVGLMMILFSPSSGLLGNLYNLFGKEAPDLMGSAGLFSSVYVWSDVWQHVGWDSIIFIAALSSVDPSLYEAATVDGASRMHKIRYIDIPMLMPTAITLLILRVGGLLGVGFEKVYLMQNDLNITSSEILSTYVYKIGLLSSQYSFSSAINLFNTVISFILLIMVNQISKKLSENSLW
- a CDS encoding LacI family DNA-binding transcriptional regulator, with product MSSPCWDGSEKNDMVVTLKKVARRAGVSPSTVSRVAAGHPNVREETFRKVKRIMDDMEYTPNIIAKSLVSNTTSSIGILLPKQEEKMFSNMFFMEMIRGITAQANLSGFDIFISTGASEKEELKIVTRLLEGRRVDGIIVCSSRKDDSVIDFLKEKDYPFVLIGRSDKYNGILSVDTNNLIAACDATNYLISMGHRRIGFVHGPSNQIVSLDRLEGYRKAMLDNGLEWRPEWIMDRKSVEDRGYHGISNFMRLPERPTAILAVDDIAAFSVIGELNKLKYKVPNDLAVVSFNNTSLTELSTPPISSIDIGSYRLGYTASKVLIESIQGLGNKIKVPNRFIIEHGLIVRESSIPNLFCRR
- a CDS encoding carbohydrate ABC transporter permease, with translation MGVLETATNGNAGKIKKNRSSDTVLEIIMYVISAIFLVILIYPLYFIVIASFSDPSAVAGGQVWLFPKGFTLDGYKELLRHDNIWTGYWNTILYTVVGTAIGLVVNITAAYALSRKDLVGRKYISLFFIFTMFFNGGLIPTFLTIRDFNLYNTFLVMVLPFSVGVFNIIVARTFFQTSIPGDLWEAAQIDGCGNIRYFIKIVLPLSKAIIAVLGLWIAVGYWNSYFNALIYLKDPNMYPLQLILRNILVTNQMQSGMGTGEAAQIALRLANMMRYSVIIVATVPIMCLYPFVQKYFNQGVMIGAVKE